A genomic region of Deinococcus humi contains the following coding sequences:
- a CDS encoding N-acetylglucosamine kinase gives MSELVLGIDAGNTKTIALIADTSGTVLGWGRAGRSNIYVQRARALAALQRAVAVARTSAGLADRPLAALTLSAAGADWPEDFDVLAGELKRWRCAERSSVVNDAVGALRAGSLRGAGVTVVCGTSAGIAARSPGGAVWHTSYWQEPEGADELAARALRAVYRAELGIDPPTALTAPLLSYFGCPDVEALLHSLTRRDRRPVQHLGRLARILLDQADAGDATSLGIVREHGASLGDYALAAARKVGLGGDYLLTTSGGVMRHRSPILREALMERVRGEHPHVRWQASHHEPVFGAVLLALETAGVTVNEAVFRRLEATCPDAALFVT, from the coding sequence GTGAGCGAACTGGTGTTGGGCATCGACGCAGGGAACACCAAGACCATTGCGCTGATCGCCGACACCTCGGGCACGGTGCTGGGCTGGGGCCGCGCGGGGCGCAGCAACATCTACGTTCAACGTGCCCGCGCCCTGGCCGCGTTGCAGCGTGCCGTCGCGGTGGCCAGGACTAGCGCGGGGCTGGCCGACCGGCCTCTCGCCGCCCTGACCCTCAGTGCCGCCGGGGCCGACTGGCCCGAGGATTTCGATGTTCTGGCGGGCGAACTGAAACGCTGGCGCTGCGCCGAACGGTCATCCGTGGTCAACGACGCTGTGGGAGCGCTGCGGGCCGGTTCTCTGCGCGGCGCGGGGGTCACGGTGGTGTGCGGCACCAGCGCTGGCATTGCCGCCCGCTCGCCCGGCGGCGCGGTGTGGCACACCAGCTACTGGCAGGAGCCGGAAGGGGCCGATGAGCTGGCGGCCAGGGCCCTGCGCGCCGTCTACCGCGCTGAACTGGGCATCGACCCGCCCACAGCGCTGACGGCGCCCTTGCTGTCCTACTTCGGCTGCCCGGATGTGGAGGCGCTGCTGCACTCGTTGACCCGCCGCGATCGTCGTCCGGTCCAGCATCTGGGCCGTCTTGCACGGATTCTGCTCGATCAGGCCGATGCAGGGGACGCCACCAGCCTGGGGATCGTGCGTGAACACGGCGCGTCGCTGGGCGATTATGCGTTGGCCGCCGCCCGCAAGGTGGGATTGGGCGGCGACTATCTGCTGACCACCTCCGGGGGGGTGATGCGCCACCGGTCCCCCATTTTGCGAGAAGCCCTGATGGAGCGGGTGCGTGGCGAGCATCCGCACGTGCGGTGGCAGGCCAGCCACCATGAACCCGTCTTCGGTGCCGTGCTGCTGGCCCTGGAGACGGCAGGCGTGACCGTAAACGAGGCCGTGTTCCGGCGGCTGGAGGCGACCTGCCCGGACGCAGCGCTATTCGTGACCTGA
- a CDS encoding MOSC domain-containing protein encodes MPTLTVSALYIYPIKSAGGISLLHSGIGPRGLTHDRRWMVIDAAGRPVTQREFSSMRLIEVALSDAGLHVTAPGKPVLTVPWQPQGGRQTVDMWGDPLSGVTVSAEATAWMGDVLGGDFDLVFLPDDVQRWQPADRPYGSLLSFVDGNPVHLISEASVADFNQHLSRPVGHAEFRPNLVIQGSEAYAEDFWRRIRIGPDDADAVAFEVVESCARCVIVNVQPDGTRGAEALRTLARVRRQGKAAVFGQHLVQDAPYDRRTGQLRVGDVVEVIAVDATVNPVYG; translated from the coding sequence ATGCCCACCCTGACCGTCAGTGCCCTGTACATCTATCCCATCAAATCGGCCGGCGGCATCTCGCTTCTGCATTCTGGAATCGGGCCGCGTGGCCTGACCCATGACCGCCGCTGGATGGTGATCGACGCGGCGGGACGCCCGGTCACCCAGCGTGAGTTCTCCAGCATGCGGCTGATCGAGGTGGCGCTGTCAGACGCGGGCCTGCACGTCACCGCGCCCGGCAAACCCGTGCTGACGGTGCCGTGGCAGCCCCAGGGCGGGCGGCAGACGGTGGACATGTGGGGCGATCCCCTGAGCGGCGTGACCGTCTCGGCAGAGGCGACCGCCTGGATGGGCGACGTCCTGGGCGGCGACTTCGATCTGGTCTTCCTGCCCGACGATGTCCAGCGCTGGCAGCCCGCTGACCGACCCTACGGCTCCCTGTTGAGCTTCGTGGACGGCAATCCCGTTCACCTGATCAGCGAGGCGTCAGTGGCCGACTTCAACCAGCATCTGTCACGCCCGGTAGGGCACGCCGAGTTCCGTCCCAATCTGGTGATCCAGGGCAGCGAGGCGTACGCGGAGGATTTCTGGCGGCGCATCCGCATCGGCCCAGATGACGCGGACGCCGTGGCCTTTGAAGTGGTGGAAAGCTGCGCCCGTTGCGTCATCGTGAATGTGCAGCCCGACGGCACGCGCGGGGCCGAGGCCCTGCGGACGCTGGCGCGGGTGCGCCGTCAGGGCAAGGCCGCCGTGTTCGGGCAACACCTTGTTCAGGACGCTCCGTATGATCGGCGCACAGGCCAGCTCCGCGTGGGTGACGTGGTGGAGGTCATCGCCGTGGATGCCACGGTCAACCCGGTCTACGGGTGA